One part of the Sardina pilchardus chromosome 5, fSarPil1.1, whole genome shotgun sequence genome encodes these proteins:
- the LOC134080828 gene encoding mitochondrial ornithine transporter 1-like — protein sequence MSGAACVLSGQPFDTVKVKLQTFPHLYRGFLDCSLRTYRQEGPQGLFQGTGPALLANVAENAVLFACYGTCQRITTGLLGLDKVSELSDLQNAVAGSMASVFSSLVLCPTELVKCRMQALQEMRKEGRTLLASRVSAYAVVKSILQQEGPLGLFEGMTSTWLREVPGYFFFFGGYEICRSFLTRPGHSKDEMDATRLVISGGVGGALFWLAVYPIDSVKSRIQVLSMSGKQAGFLATLAKIIRTEGCMALYSGLTPTVLRAFPSNGALFLAYELTKQALSKQISSS from the exons ATGA GTGGTGCTGCCTGTGTCTTGAGTGGACAGCCCTTTGACACAGTCAAAGTCAAACTGCAGACCTTTCCCCACCTGTACCGAGGGTTCCTGGACTGCAGTCTGAGGACTTATCGCCAGGAGGGGCCCCAGGGTCTGTTTCAGGGGACCGGGCCAGCTCTGCTGGCCAACGTGGCTGAGAATGCCGTGCTTTTCGCCTGCTATGGCACGTGTCAACGGATCACCACTGGACTATTAGGACTGGACAAGGTCTCTGAACTGAG TGACCTGCAGAATGCTGTGGCTGGCTCAATGGCATCTGTGTTCTCCTCCCTGGTGCTCTGCCCCACAGAATTGGTCAAGTGTCGTATGCAAGCCCTCCAGGAGAtgaggaaggaggggaggacCTTGCTGGCTTCCCGCGT GTCTGCCTATGCTGTGGTGAAGAGTATCCTTCAACAGGAAGGCCCTTTGGGCCTATTTGAAGGGATGACTAGCACCTGGCTAAGGGAAGTGCCTGgctacttcttcttctttggtGGCTACGAGATCTGCAGGAGCTTTCTCACCAGGCCTGGACACTCAAAGGATGAGATGG ATGCCACTCGACTTGTGATAAGCGGGGGTGTTGGCGGTGCTTTGTTTTGGCTGGCTGTGTACCCCATCGACTCTGTCAAATCCCGTATCCAGGTGCTGTCGATGTCAGGCAAGCAGGCGGGGTTCCTCGCGACACTGGCAAAGATCATACGCACTGAGG GTTGCATGGCCCTGTACTCTGGTCTTACCCCCACCGTCTTACGAGCCTTCCCCTCAAATGGAGCTCTTTTTCTGGCCTATGAGCTGACCAAGCAGGCCCTGTCCAAGCAAATCTCCAGCAGTTGA
- the mtmr1b gene encoding myotubularin-related protein 1b — MDKHLSTGCHGTDYNASQTSSSRKPPRTLTLGGTASRQPSIEALDSPTGSHVEWCKQLIAATMSSQISGPVAPEPMARDYKALRDANKQAQLEEAPRIPGEAIKAIAKDVMYICPFSGAVSGTLTITDYKLYFKSLARDPPFVLDVNLGAISRLETIGVQNHGENTRGLEIVCKDLRNPRFAYKKEEQSKLQILEMLTRYAFPLSHELPLFAFSYQEKFPEDGWKVYDPTAEYKRQGLPNESWIISKINSSYEACDTYPALLVVPSSISDDELKRVATFRAKHRIPVLSWIHPESQAAIVRCGQPQVGPSDRRCKEDERYLQTILDANAQSHKLTIFDARQSSVADTNKAKDGGYENESFYPNVELNFLEIPNIHVMRESLRKLKEVVYPAIDEAHWLSSVDATHWLEYIRLLLAGSVRIADKLESGKTSVVVHCSDGWDRTAQLTSLAMLMLDSHYRTLRGFQVLIEKEWLSFGYRFASRVGHGDQNHANSERSPLFVQFIDCVWQMTRQFPSAFEFNEVFLITVLDHLYSCLFGTFLYNSEQERILKEVPAKTVSLWSYINSQVEDFTNPFYVSYEHHVLYPLASTRHLELWVNYYVRWNPRMRPQVPVHQSLKELLVLRAELQRRVDELRKDVSSTSTQPASGTHTPTAAMHTTV, encoded by the exons ATGGACAAACACCTCAGTACTGGATGCCACGGAACCGATTACAACGCTTCGCAGACGAGTTCAAGTCGAAAACCTCCAAGGACTTTAACGTTAGGGGGAACTGCTTCCAGACAGCCCAGTATCGAGGCACTTGACAG TCCTACAGGATCACACGTTGAATGGTGCAAGCAGTTAATTGCAGCCACCATGTCAAGCCAAATATCTGGACCTGTTGCACCTGAGCCAATGGCTCGTGATTACAAG GCGCTGAGAGACGCCAATAAACAGGCCCAGCTGGAGGAGGCTCCTCGCATTCCAGGGGAGGCCATCAAAGCCATAG CCAAAGATGTCATGTACATCTGCCCATTCTCTGGGGCTGTTAGTGGCACTCTGACCATCACCGACTACAAGCTCTACTTCAAAAGCCTGGCTCGG GATCCTCCGTTCGTCCTGGATGTGAATCTGGGTGCCATCAGTCGGTTGGAGACTATCGGGGTGCAGAACCATGGCGAGAACACAAGAGGCCTCGAGATTGTGTGCAAA GACTTAAGAAACCCCCGGTTTGCGTACAAGAAGGAGGAACAGAGTAAGCTGCAGATTTTGGAGATGTTGACCAGATATGCCTTTCCTCTATCCCATGAACTG CCTCTGTTTGCATTCTCGTACCAAGAGAAGTTTCCGGAAGATGGCTGGAAGGTTTATGACCCTACAGCAGAGTACAAAAGACAG GGCTTGCCCAATGAGAGCTGGATCATCAGCAAGATCAACAGCAGCTATGAGGCGTGTGACACCTACCCTGCTCTTCTGGTGGTGCCCTCCAGCATCAGTGATGACGAGCTGAAGAGAGTGGCCACCTTCAGAGCCAAGCACCGTATACCA gTTCTGTCATGGATCCACCCAGAGAGCCAGGCTGCCATTGTTCGCTGTGGGCAGCCTCAGGTGGGGCCGTCGGACCGGCGGTGCAAGGAGGACGAGCGCTACCTGCAGACCATCCTAGATGCCAATGCCCAGTCACACAAGCTCACCATCTTTGATGCACGGCAGAGCAGTGTGGCCGACACAAACAAG GCCAAAGATGGAGGCTATGAGAATGAGAGTTTCTACCCCAATGTGGAGCTGAACTTCTTGGAGATCCCCAATATCCACGTGATGCGTGAATCCCTGAGGAAGCTGAAGGAAGTGGTGTACCCGGCCATCGATGAGGCCCACTGGCTCTCTTCCGTAGACGCCACCCACTGGCTGGAGTATATTCGG TTGCTGCTGGCCGGGTCGGTGCGCATAGCGGACAAGCTGGAGTCGGGAAAGACGTCGGTGGTGGTCCACTGCAGCGACGGCTGGGACCGCACAGCCCAGCTCACTTCCCTGGCTATGCTGATGCTGGACAGCCACTACCGCACCCTCCGCGGCTTTCAGGTCCTCATAGAGAAAGAGTGGCTCAGTTTCGGGTACCGCTTCGCCTCA CGTGTGGGCCATGGCGATCAGAACCACGCCAACTCAGAGCGCTCTCCACTGTTTGTGCAGTTCATAGACTGTGTGTGGCAGATGACTAGACAG TTTCCCTCAGCTTTCGAGTTCAACGAGGTGTTTCTCATCACTGTGTTGGACCATCTCTACAGCTGTCTTTTTGGGACCTTTCTCTACAACAGTGAGCAGGAGCGGATACTCAAA GAGGTGCCAGCCAAGACCGTCTCCCTGTGGTCATACATCAACAGCCAGGTGGAGGACTTCACCAACCCGTTCTACGTGTCCTACGAGCACCACGTCCTGTACCCCCTGGCGAGCACCAGGCACCTGGAGCTGTGGGTGAACTACTATGTGCGCTGGAACCCTCGCATGAGACCCCAG gtGCCGGTGCACCAGAGTCTGAaggagctgctggtgctgcgTGCGGAGCTGCAGCGGAGGGTGGACGAGCTGCGGAAGGACGTCTCGTCCACGTCAACGCAGCCCGcctcgggcacacacacaccaaccgcaGCCATGCACACCACAGTCTAG
- the zgc:110222 gene encoding protein EOLA1: MTLQVGCLSFRQPYAGFVLDGVKTIETRWRPLLAEMRNCTLAIHIAQKDWECDEWRDMLTGPLGMDGRQIQELLDSGERFGRGVVAGLVEVGYTWCCPEDQTEVELKELERAALLTGLPQKYLTRLSNPRWLQQPLYARGHKDVWTVDIPVQLLPSSSLPTAD, from the exons ATGACTTTACAAGTAGGTTGCCTATCCTTCAGGCAGCCCTACGCAGGCTTTGTACTTGATGGAGTGAAAACTATTGAGACGCGTTGGCGACCTCTTTTGGCAGAAATGAGGAACTGTACTCTGGCCATTCACATCGCTCAGAAAGACTGGGAATGCGATGAGTGGAGAGATATGCTTACAGGGCCTTTGGGAATGGACGGAAGACAGATACAAGAACTTCTGGATTCTGGAGAACGATTTGGCAGAGGAGTTGTTGCAG GTTTGGTGGAGGTTGGGTACACCTGGTGTTGTCCGGAAGATCAAACAGAGGTTGAGCTGAAGGAACTTGAGAGGGCAGCGCTGCTCACAGGACTGCCCCAGAAATACCTCACCCGTCTGTCCAATCCTCGCTGGCTTCAGCAGCCGCTCTATGCTCGAGGACATAAAGATGTATGGACTGTGGACATCCCCGTGCAGttactcccctcctcttctctgccaACGGCCGATTAA